One part of the Enterococcus sp. DIV1094 genome encodes these proteins:
- a CDS encoding dihydrofolate reductase family protein codes for MSKVIFYGAISLDGYLATSNDDLQWLFDTPTGEKTTYDAFYQTIDTTIMGRKTYEEAKKYLDTAKIYPEKNNYVFSTDIELQLEDATVVHEDPVRFIKELQESSEQRIWVVGGGSLLKPIIEHQLIDEWYIQIAPVLLGKGIRLFQEGDYVQRYQLVDTKRFGEFIELHYRKK; via the coding sequence ATGTCTAAAGTCATTTTTTATGGTGCAATCAGTCTGGATGGCTATTTAGCCACAAGCAACGATGACTTGCAGTGGCTCTTTGATACGCCAACAGGAGAGAAAACGACCTATGATGCATTCTACCAAACGATCGATACGACGATCATGGGCAGAAAAACCTATGAAGAAGCAAAAAAATATTTAGATACAGCCAAGATCTATCCAGAAAAAAATAATTATGTATTTTCGACAGATATAGAATTACAGTTAGAGGATGCGACAGTCGTTCATGAAGATCCTGTTCGTTTTATCAAAGAATTGCAGGAATCTAGCGAACAAAGGATCTGGGTAGTTGGTGGAGGAAGTCTACTTAAACCGATCATTGAGCATCAACTGATCGATGAATGGTACATTCAAATTGCTCCTGTATTACTTGGGAAAGGGATTCGTCTTTTTCAAGAAGGAGACTATGTACAGCGTTATCAATTGGTGGACACCAAACGCTTTGGTGAGTTTATTGAACTTCATTATCGAAAAAAATAG
- a CDS encoding NADPH-dependent FMN reductase, with translation MTKKIGFFIGSLRKDSYNKKVAETFADLLPEGYEPVFIKIDDLPFYNEDIETPEQTPAEWTRFREEVKDLDGVIFVTPEYNRSVPAVLKNALDVGSRPYGQSVWDKKPGLVVTASPGGVGGFGANHHLRQSLVFLNVPTLQQPEAYIGNITNLLDEDGNIIQGTVDFFRTILDAYLDFAEKLNA, from the coding sequence ATTGGTTTTTTCATCGGAAGTTTAAGAAAAGATTCATACAATAAGAAAGTTGCAGAAACTTTTGCGGACTTATTACCGGAAGGATACGAGCCTGTATTTATAAAAATCGATGACCTTCCTTTTTATAACGAAGACATTGAAACACCTGAGCAAACACCTGCCGAATGGACACGTTTCCGTGAAGAGGTCAAAGATTTAGACGGCGTGATATTTGTGACTCCTGAGTATAATCGTTCCGTACCAGCTGTATTGAAAAACGCATTGGATGTTGGTTCACGTCCTTATGGTCAAAGCGTTTGGGATAAAAAACCTGGGTTAGTAGTTACTGCTTCTCCTGGTGGCGTCGGTGGTTTTGGGGCAAATCATCATTTGCGTCAATCATTGGTCTTTTTAAATGTTCCAACGTTACAACAACCAGAAGCGTATATCGGAAATATCACTAACTTACTTGATGAAGATGGCAACATTATCCAAGGAACTGTTGATTTCTTCCGAACGATTTTAGATGCGTATCTTGATTTCGCTGAAAAATTGAACGCTTGA